A region from the Azospirillum thermophilum genome encodes:
- the aceA gene encoding isocitrate lyase, with translation MALDEKTKAALRAARYEGIKRDYTMDDVKRLSGSVKIEYTLAEMGAQRLWELLNTEPYINTLGALTGNQAMQAVKAGLKAIYLSGWQVAGDANLAGQMYPDQSLYPANSVPAVVERINNAFKRADEIHHAEGDDSTYWFAPIVADAEAGFGGPLNAFELMKAMIKAGAAGVHFEDQLASEKKCGHLGGKVLIPTQQHIRTLNAARMGADVCGTSTLVIARTDAESAQLITSDIDERDHPFIDFDSGRTTEGFYRLKKGMGVDHCIARGLAYAPYSDLLWWETSKPNLDDARKFAEAIRKEFPNKLLAYNCSPSFNWKANLDDDTIAKYQRELGAMGYKFQFVTLAGFHSLNYSAFMLAKGYAERGMAAYSELQQAEFAAEKLGYTATKHQREVGTGYFDAVATAVSGGTSSTTAYKDSTEADQFH, from the coding sequence ATGGCGCTCGACGAGAAGACCAAGGCCGCCCTCCGCGCCGCCCGTTACGAGGGCATCAAGCGCGACTACACCATGGATGATGTCAAGCGCCTGAGCGGCTCGGTCAAGATCGAGTACACGCTGGCCGAGATGGGCGCCCAGCGCCTGTGGGAGCTGCTGAACACCGAGCCCTACATCAACACGCTGGGTGCCCTGACCGGCAACCAGGCGATGCAGGCGGTGAAGGCCGGCCTGAAGGCCATCTACCTGTCGGGCTGGCAGGTCGCCGGCGACGCCAACCTGGCCGGCCAGATGTATCCGGACCAGAGCCTGTACCCGGCCAACTCGGTCCCGGCGGTGGTCGAGCGCATCAACAACGCCTTCAAGCGCGCCGACGAGATCCACCACGCCGAGGGTGACGACAGCACCTACTGGTTCGCCCCGATCGTCGCCGACGCCGAGGCCGGCTTCGGCGGTCCGCTGAACGCCTTCGAGCTGATGAAGGCCATGATCAAGGCCGGCGCGGCGGGCGTCCACTTCGAGGACCAGCTCGCGTCGGAGAAGAAGTGCGGCCACCTCGGCGGCAAGGTGCTGATCCCGACCCAGCAGCACATCCGCACGCTGAACGCCGCCCGCATGGGCGCGGACGTCTGCGGCACCTCGACCCTGGTGATCGCCCGCACCGACGCCGAGTCGGCGCAGCTCATCACCTCGGACATCGACGAGCGCGACCATCCCTTCATCGACTTCGACAGCGGCCGCACCACCGAGGGCTTCTACCGCCTGAAGAAGGGCATGGGCGTCGACCACTGCATCGCCCGCGGCCTGGCCTACGCGCCCTACTCCGACCTGCTGTGGTGGGAGACCTCCAAGCCGAACCTCGACGACGCCCGCAAGTTCGCCGAGGCCATCCGCAAGGAGTTCCCGAACAAGCTGCTGGCCTACAACTGCTCGCCGTCCTTCAACTGGAAGGCCAACCTGGACGACGACACCATCGCCAAGTACCAGCGCGAGCTGGGCGCCATGGGCTACAAGTTCCAGTTCGTCACCCTGGCGGGCTTCCACTCGCTGAACTACTCGGCCTTCATGCTGGCGAAGGGCTACGCCGAGCGCGGCATGGCGGCCTACTCCGAGCTGCAGCAGGCCGAGTTCGCGGCCGAGAAGCTGGGCTACACCGCGACCAAGCACCAGCGCGAGGTCGGCACCGGCTACTTCGACGCGGTCGCCACGGCGGTTTCCGGCGGCACCTCGTCG